Proteins encoded by one window of Nicotiana tabacum cultivar K326 chromosome 10, ASM71507v2, whole genome shotgun sequence:
- the LOC107789322 gene encoding nuclear transcription factor Y subunit A-4-like isoform X1, with the protein MAVRAQALPNRSLEQTSTCFVPHFAVNSSTWWSSNEVQSSQFLPKNLTSEVVFQPPPCQQMKPLGLGLQGDDSYSTQSNSNSPLEVTALGKTGSQDQCASSGSVHDESYKRNKQAQIKTNPFIRYPEYPTDCSQSEMAHSISHAPFGYSDPYLSGFYAAYGPHVFSQNSFSSDIWSIQPQMISIAPARVPLPLDLAEDGPVYVNAKQYHGILRRRQMRAKLEAQNKLVKARKPYLHESRHLHAVKRVRGSGGRFLSTKKLQESIPNDLNSSQDLVTREAHTSAFLSVRQDAAHNSVIFQQQQHDHRASSLSSHMAVSMQSSRSTGIS; encoded by the exons ATGGCTGTTCGAGCTCAAGCTTTACCAAATAGAAGCTTAGAACAAACTTCCACCTGCTTTGTGCCTCATTTTGCTGTCAATAGCTCAACATGGTGGAGTTCCAATGAAGTGCAGTCTTCACAGTTTCTACCGAAAAATTTAACCTCAGAAGTGGTATTTCAACCTCCGCCCTGTCAGCAGATGAAGCCTCTTGGTCTGGGATTACAAGGCGACGACTCATACTCCACCCAATCAAATAGTAACTCCCCGCTAGAAGTGACTGCTTTGGGGAAAACAGGTTCTCAAGATCAATGCGCTTCTTCTGGATCTG TTCACGACGAGAGCTACAAAAGGAATAAGCAAGCTCAAATCAAGACTAATCCTTTTATTAGATATCCAGAATATCCCACCGATTGTTCACAAAGTGAAATGGCCCATTCAATT AGCCACGCTCCTTTTGGTTACTCCGACCCCTATCTCAGTGGCTTTTATGCTGCTTACGGACCTCATGTTTTT TCTCAAAATAGTTTTAGTTCTGACATTTGGTCAATTCAGCCTCAAATGATTAGCATAGCGCCTGCACGGGTCCCTCTACCCCTCGATCTTGCAGAAGATGGACCGGTTTATGTAAATGCGAAACAGTATCATGGGATCTTAAGGCGAAGACAGATGCGTGCTAAGCTTGAGGCTCAAAACAAACTTGTCAAAGCTAGAAAG CCGTATCTTCATGAATCACGGCATCTTCACGCGGTAAAGAGGGTTAGAGGGTCCGGAGGGCGTTTTCTTAGCACAAAGAAGCTTCAAGAATCAATTCCAAACGACTTGAATTCTTCTCAGGATTTGGTTACACGTGAGGCTCACACTTCTGCTTTCTTGAGCGTCCGACAGGATGCTGCGCATAACAGCGTCATTTTCCAGCAGCAGCAGCATGATCACAGGGCCTCAAGTCTATCCTCTCACATGGCTGTTTCCATGCAAAGTAGTAGAAGTACTGGCATTTCATGA
- the LOC107789322 gene encoding nuclear transcription factor Y subunit A-4-like isoform X2: protein MAVRAQALPNRSLEQTSTCFVPHFAVNSSTWWSSNEVQSSQFLPKNLTSEVVFQPPPCQQMKPLGLGLQGDDSYSTQSNSNSPLEVTALGKTGSQDQCASSGSVHDESYKRNKQAQIKTNPFIRYPEYPTDCSQSEMAHSISHAPFGYSDPYLSGFYAAYGPHVFPQMISIAPARVPLPLDLAEDGPVYVNAKQYHGILRRRQMRAKLEAQNKLVKARKPYLHESRHLHAVKRVRGSGGRFLSTKKLQESIPNDLNSSQDLVTREAHTSAFLSVRQDAAHNSVIFQQQQHDHRASSLSSHMAVSMQSSRSTGIS, encoded by the exons ATGGCTGTTCGAGCTCAAGCTTTACCAAATAGAAGCTTAGAACAAACTTCCACCTGCTTTGTGCCTCATTTTGCTGTCAATAGCTCAACATGGTGGAGTTCCAATGAAGTGCAGTCTTCACAGTTTCTACCGAAAAATTTAACCTCAGAAGTGGTATTTCAACCTCCGCCCTGTCAGCAGATGAAGCCTCTTGGTCTGGGATTACAAGGCGACGACTCATACTCCACCCAATCAAATAGTAACTCCCCGCTAGAAGTGACTGCTTTGGGGAAAACAGGTTCTCAAGATCAATGCGCTTCTTCTGGATCTG TTCACGACGAGAGCTACAAAAGGAATAAGCAAGCTCAAATCAAGACTAATCCTTTTATTAGATATCCAGAATATCCCACCGATTGTTCACAAAGTGAAATGGCCCATTCAATT AGCCACGCTCCTTTTGGTTACTCCGACCCCTATCTCAGTGGCTTTTATGCTGCTTACGGACCTCATGTTTTT CCTCAAATGATTAGCATAGCGCCTGCACGGGTCCCTCTACCCCTCGATCTTGCAGAAGATGGACCGGTTTATGTAAATGCGAAACAGTATCATGGGATCTTAAGGCGAAGACAGATGCGTGCTAAGCTTGAGGCTCAAAACAAACTTGTCAAAGCTAGAAAG CCGTATCTTCATGAATCACGGCATCTTCACGCGGTAAAGAGGGTTAGAGGGTCCGGAGGGCGTTTTCTTAGCACAAAGAAGCTTCAAGAATCAATTCCAAACGACTTGAATTCTTCTCAGGATTTGGTTACACGTGAGGCTCACACTTCTGCTTTCTTGAGCGTCCGACAGGATGCTGCGCATAACAGCGTCATTTTCCAGCAGCAGCAGCATGATCACAGGGCCTCAAGTCTATCCTCTCACATGGCTGTTTCCATGCAAAGTAGTAGAAGTACTGGCATTTCATGA